The DNA window CTGCAGCAGCGGCGGGAGCTGCTGGCGCAGGCGCGGGAGACGATCGATCAGGCGATCCAGGTTGCCCCGGAGGACCCTTTCGCCCATGCCGTGCGGGCCCTGACCTTCGATTGGTCGGCCTCGGCTGAAGGGGGCGGTGAGCTGCGCGAGGCCTACCTCGCCGAGGCGGAGACCTCGGCCGTGCGGGCCCTGCAGCTGGCAGGGGACGATCCGGTGCTGCACAGCCTGGCGCAGGCCTTCTATGCCGAAGTCATCGTCGACCAGCAGCGGTTCGTCGAAGCGGCTGACCTGGCCGCCCAGGCTGCAGCCCAGGCGCCCAACTCGATGGATGTCCATCGGGTGTACGGGACGGTGCTGGAGGCCAACGGACTGTACCGCCAGGCGATTGAAGAGTATCAGCGAGCAACGGAGATCACCCCCAATCTGACCTTCCTGTACCTGCGGATCGGCGCCAACTATCGCCGCCTGCGGGACATCGAGCGCGCCCTGGAGGCCTTCGATCAGGCGGCCCGCATCAATACCCAGGTTGAGATCCAGAACCCGGGACCGTTCATCGCCATCGGCCGAACCTATATGCAGGACGGCGAGTTCTTCGTCGCGGCCCGCAACGTCGAGCGGGCGCTAGCGATCGACGAAGGCAACCCGGAAATCTACGGCTTCCTGGGGATCATCTACTACAAGGCGCGCAACTACGAGAGCGCCCTGGATGTGCTGCGCTGCGCCGTCGACGGCTGCAGCCAGGAGGACAGCCGGCGCATGCTGTGCCAGTTCGCCCTGGGGTGCGATCCGGATGACCCCCAGGATGCCGTGGCCCCCCTGCACGGCCGGGAGGTGGCTGGCCTGCCCCTCGGCCCGAGCAGCCTCGAGTACTA is part of the Anaerolineales bacterium genome and encodes:
- a CDS encoding tetratricopeptide repeat protein, with product MQLKGEQLQFGRNRRLKYGRIAVLLGLIVAGAVLLWMVETSRIDPPFVPAPTPTRSAVSFAQEGEAHFSSGNLPEAITALQNAVRLSPDDGQLQAELARIQTYASELQPSLQQRRELLAQARETIDQAIQVAPEDPFAHAVRALTFDWSASAEGGGELREAYLAEAETSAVRALQLAGDDPVLHSLAQAFYAEVIVDQQRFVEAADLAAQAAAQAPNSMDVHRVYGTVLEANGLYRQAIEEYQRATEITPNLTFLYLRIGANYRRLRDIERALEAFDQAARINTQVEIQNPGPFIAIGRTYMQDGEFFVAARNVERALAIDEGNPEIYGFLGIIYYKARNYESALDVLRCAVDGCSQEDSRRMLCQFALGCDPDDPQDAVAPLHGREVAGLPLGPSSLEY